Within the Calorimonas adulescens genome, the region AAATAGATGATGACACATCGGTAGGAATTATACTTCACATAGCATGTCTTGTCGAAAAGATGCTGAAAGACAGCTCATATCATAATACAATGAAAGAAGATGTGAAAAAGAGAATTATACAAGGAAATGAAGAAATCTATGAGAGACTTCAAGGGATTTTTAATTCGATTGAAGAACATTATAATATAAAAATAGGTGAAGATGAAATTTTATATCTGATGGACATCATACTGTAGGTTTAAACCTGCAGTTTTTATTTATACACTATTATACAGATCTTTTGTTCTGGGGAATCGTTTGCCTATATAAATGATACACATTTATACAATGTACTGCTTTTAGGATTTTTAAAATAGATTTTTTATGTAAAAACCGTTTAATTTCCTGTACTGGCATGGAAATTGCTTCAACAAATAAGTGATAAAAACGTAGGAGGGTTATTTATGAAAATATTATTGGTATGCGCAGCAGGTATGAGTACAAGTTTAGTTGTAGAAAAAATGAAAAAGGCAGTTAAACCTGAATATAGGGAGGTGGTGATAGATGCGGTACCTGTAGACCAATTTGAAGAGGTTGTAAAGGACTACGATGTAGTTCTTTTAGGGCCACAAATAAGGTATAAAAAGAAAGATTTTGAAAAGATTACAGGTGAATTGGGCATACCCCTGGAGGTAATTAACCCTACTGATTATGGGATGGTAAGAGGCGATAAAATTTTAGAACAAGCATTAAAGCTAACCCAAAAACAATAAAGGAGTGATATTATGAATTTTTCTGAGAGATTAAATTCAGTTTTAGAAAACTACCTATTACCAATTGGCGGTGCTCTGGGGAATCAGAGACATTTGAAAGCCATGCGTGATGGACTGATATACGCTATTCCATTTACAATTATGGGTGGCTTGGTTTTGATTGTTGGAAATCCGCCTATTGGGGAAAATGTGACTGAAAGTAATATATTTTTAAAAATCATGGTTGCTTGGAGAGACTGGGCAGCTGCTAATTCTGCAGTTATAAACATGCCATATAGCATGACTATGGGAATAATGGCTTTATTTGTAGCAATAGGTGTGGCATACAATTTGGCAAGAAGCTATAAGATGGATACTCTTTCAGCTTCGACAATTTCAGCTGCTACATTTCTGATAGTAGCAGCACCCATTAAAGATGGAAATATACCTGCTAACTATATAGATGCTAAGGGCATTTTTACAGCAATAATTGTCGGATTGGTTACTGTGGAGATAACGCGCTTTTTAAAGTCGAATAATATTACTATAAAAATGCCTGAAGGAGTACCACCAGCCGTCTCTTCATCATTTGACGCCTTGATACCACTGGCTGTAAATGTTCTAGTTTTTTACTTTATAAGCTTGATAGTTCAAAATTTAAGCGGCATGATTATACCCCAAGCTATTATGACTGCTTTGACTCCGGCGGTGAAAGCCGTAGATTCTGCACCAGCAATCTTTATATTTTCAACAATTTCTCAACTTTTCTGGTTTATTGGTATACATGGTGCAGCACTTGTAGGAGCGATTTTGGATCCATTTAAATTAGCTAACGTTGCGGCAAATGCTGAGGCTTATATGACCTATCAACCACTCCCACATATATTTACAGATACCTTTTGGGCTTACTATATTACTCTTGGTGGTTCTGGAGCTACATTAGGTCTTACACTTCTTTATCTTAGGAGTAAGTCTAAACAGTTAAATGCCATTGGAAAAGTTGCAATTTTGCCTGCCTTATTTAACATAAATGAACCCATAATATTTGGTACGCCTATGGTTTTAAATCCAATCATGCTTATACCATTTGTATTTGTACAGGGTATAAATGGAGTAATATCATACTATGTTGTTAAAATAGGACTTGTAAATGCTTCATTTGCAAGTGTGCCGTGGACTACTCCAGCACCCATAGGAGCCTTTTTAGCTACAATGGATTGGAGGGCCATTATACTGGTGTTTGCATTACTTATACTTGATATGGTCTTGTATTATCCATTCTTTAAAATATATGAAAAACAGTTGATTGAACAAGAGGGCGAGGAAGAGGGTATTCAAGAAGAAGTCGTATAAAATTTTCAATAGTGAGGGACGAGGCGAATGGACTTTGAACAGATTGTGTTTGAGATCATAGTACATGCAGGAAATGCCAGGAGCGATGCCTTTGAGGCATTAGCATCTGCAAGAGAGGGTAATTTTAATGAAGCCTATAAATTAATAGATAAGGTTAAAGAAGAGCTACAGAAAGCTCACGAAATTCAAAACAATCTAATTAGTTTGGAGGCAGAAGGCGAACATATACAACCAAACCTACTTTTAGTCCATGCTGAAGATCATTTGATGAATGCTATATTGGCCAAAGACTTAATTATAGAGCTTATTCATCTATATGAGGATAATCAAAAGTGTATGGTTAAGAAATGAGTGGCGAGAGTTAATAATGTTTCTAATACATGATAAACTGCATTAAGATAATGTATTTCGAAAAGATAATACATTTTAATTGAGACAACCTATAAAATATAAATATAATAATTTTACAGTGGCCGCTGTATAAAAGATAAACTGGAAATGATTTAAATTTTTAGTTTATAAAAGATTGTAGAATTATTGTTCTCAATTATGAAAGGGATGGTTATATATGTATCATGAAGAATTAAAAAGTTTTCCAGAGGGATTCCTATGGGGAGCCTCAACTTCTGCCTATCAGGTAGAAGGGGCATGGAATGAAGATGGAAAAGGCCCCTCAGTTATTGATATGGCAAAGTATCCTGAAGGTACATCTGATTTTAAGGTTGCAAGCGATCATTATCACCGTTATAAAGAAGATGTGGCTTTATTTGCGGAAATGGGGCTAAAAGCTTATCGTTTTTCGGTTGCATGGACACGAATTTTTCCTCAAGGCACTGGAGAAATTAACCAAAAAGGTATTGCCTTTTATGATAGTTTAATTAATGAACTGCTGGAACACAATATAGAGCCTATTGTAACTATATACCATTTTGATTTGCCTTATGCTTTGCAACAGAAAGGGGGATGGTTAAACAGGGAAACCATTGATGCATATGTGAATTATGCTAAGACATTATTTACTTATTTCGGTAACAAGGTCAAATATTGGCTTACTATTAATGAGCAAAATATGATGATTTTACATGGTAGTAATATCGGTGTATTTGATAAAAATATACAGAATCAGAGAAAAGAATTGTTTCAACAAAACCACAATATGTTTGTAGCACAGGCTAAAGTAATAAAAATGTGTCATGAAATGTGCCCGAATGCAAAAATAGGGCCTGCTCCAAATATTTCTTCTATATATCCAGCTAGTTGTAAGCCAGAAGATGTTTTAGCTGCCAATAATTTTTCATCTATACGTAATTGGTTGTACTTGGATATACCAGTATTCGGCCGTTATAACAGTGTAGCATGGAGTTATATGGAAGAAAAAAGTTATACACCGACGGTTCAAGATGATGATATGGAAATAATAGCCTCAGGCAAACCTGATTTTATTGCTTTTAACTATTACCGCACAACAACAGTAACCAAAAATGAATATGATAATTATTTAGCAGATTCAAGAGATGAGCAGCCACTTGATACGGCTGAATCAGGGGTTTATACGGTATCATCCAATCCACATTTAGAAAAAACACAATTTAATTGGGAGATAGATCCCGTTGGTTTTAGAGTTACGCTTAGAGAATTAAATGAAAGATATAATCTGCCACTTTTAGTGACCGAAAATGGGTTGGGTGCTCTTGACAGGTTAGAAGATGGTGATGTTATAAATGATGATTACCGTATTGAATATTTACGTAAGCACATAGAACAGGCAAGACTTGCAATTACAGATGGAGTGCAATTGATTGGTTACTGCCCGTGGTCGGCTATTGATCTGGTTAGTACACATGAAGGGTTTAGCAAACATTATGGATTCATTTATGTCAATCGTGATGAATCTGACTTAAAGGATTTAAGAAGGATAAAAAAGAAGAGTTTCTACTGGTACAAAAAGACTATTGCATCAAATGGTGAGATATTTTGATTAAATCGTTTTGATAAATTAAGTAAAACAGGAAAGTAAAATAAGACTCATTATGATAGCCTTGTATAAATAAAATTATATAGGGCTATCGTTTTTTTATGCTGTGTGTACTCTAATAAA harbors:
- a CDS encoding PTS sugar transporter subunit IIB, encoding MKILLVCAAGMSTSLVVEKMKKAVKPEYREVVIDAVPVDQFEEVVKDYDVVLLGPQIRYKKKDFEKITGELGIPLEVINPTDYGMVRGDKILEQALKLTQKQ
- a CDS encoding PTS sugar transporter subunit IIC; its protein translation is MNFSERLNSVLENYLLPIGGALGNQRHLKAMRDGLIYAIPFTIMGGLVLIVGNPPIGENVTESNIFLKIMVAWRDWAAANSAVINMPYSMTMGIMALFVAIGVAYNLARSYKMDTLSASTISAATFLIVAAPIKDGNIPANYIDAKGIFTAIIVGLVTVEITRFLKSNNITIKMPEGVPPAVSSSFDALIPLAVNVLVFYFISLIVQNLSGMIIPQAIMTALTPAVKAVDSAPAIFIFSTISQLFWFIGIHGAALVGAILDPFKLANVAANAEAYMTYQPLPHIFTDTFWAYYITLGGSGATLGLTLLYLRSKSKQLNAIGKVAILPALFNINEPIIFGTPMVLNPIMLIPFVFVQGINGVISYYVVKIGLVNASFASVPWTTPAPIGAFLATMDWRAIILVFALLILDMVLYYPFFKIYEKQLIEQEGEEEGIQEEVV
- a CDS encoding PTS lactose/cellobiose transporter subunit IIA, producing the protein MDFEQIVFEIIVHAGNARSDAFEALASAREGNFNEAYKLIDKVKEELQKAHEIQNNLISLEAEGEHIQPNLLLVHAEDHLMNAILAKDLIIELIHLYEDNQKCMVKK
- a CDS encoding glycoside hydrolase family 1 protein: MYHEELKSFPEGFLWGASTSAYQVEGAWNEDGKGPSVIDMAKYPEGTSDFKVASDHYHRYKEDVALFAEMGLKAYRFSVAWTRIFPQGTGEINQKGIAFYDSLINELLEHNIEPIVTIYHFDLPYALQQKGGWLNRETIDAYVNYAKTLFTYFGNKVKYWLTINEQNMMILHGSNIGVFDKNIQNQRKELFQQNHNMFVAQAKVIKMCHEMCPNAKIGPAPNISSIYPASCKPEDVLAANNFSSIRNWLYLDIPVFGRYNSVAWSYMEEKSYTPTVQDDDMEIIASGKPDFIAFNYYRTTTVTKNEYDNYLADSRDEQPLDTAESGVYTVSSNPHLEKTQFNWEIDPVGFRVTLRELNERYNLPLLVTENGLGALDRLEDGDVINDDYRIEYLRKHIEQARLAITDGVQLIGYCPWSAIDLVSTHEGFSKHYGFIYVNRDESDLKDLRRIKKKSFYWYKKTIASNGEIF